CCTGCAGATGGAACTACAAATATAACTCCATCTGCACCAACTGAGAATCCTCTGGTGCAAAGTTCGGATGCAATTTCTGGCTTCTTTTCCTCAGGGATGATTTCTTCAATGGATTCATCAATGACCACATAATCGTTTCCCAGTCCATGCATTTTATGGAAGAGCAGAATTATTCTTTCACTCATTTTAACAGCCTCATGGGAATGTTCTGTTTGCTGAAAAGATCAGCGAAGGTTTCCCTTTCCCGTATGATATCAACATCACCATCACACACCATGACTTCAGCTGGCAGTGGTCTGGAGTTATAATGGCTGGCCATACTGAAAGCATAGGCTCCTGCATTCATAATGGCTAGAATATCACCTTCATGGATTTCAGGGAGTGGTCTATCTCTGGCGAAGAGGTCTCCGGATTCACAGACATTTCCGGCAACATCAATATTTTCTACAGCTTCTGCTTCTGGTTTATCCGCCACTAGAATGTGGTGGTAAGAACCGTACATGGTCGGTCTGAGAAGGGTGTTGAAACCAGCGTTAACCCCTAAAAATTTCCGGTAACTCTGTTTAACAGTGTTTACCTGGGTTAAGAGATATGATGCATCTCCCACTATGTAACGTCCTGGTTCTATGCACATGGTTGGATTATCCATGCCGTGTTCTGCGAGTTTATCCTTGTAGAGCCCCACAATTTCGCCAGCGAATTTTTCAATATCCAGTAAACCTTCTTCTGGAGTGTAAGGTATTCCCAATCCACCACCAAAATCTATGAACTCGAAGGTGACACCTGCTTCATTGTGTACTCGGCCGGCTACATCCATCAGTACCTGTACTGCCAGTTTAAATGGTTCCGGATCTAATATACCTGAACCGATGTGGGTGTGGATACCCACTGGCTGGAAACCGAGTTCATGTGCTTTTTGGTAGACCTCTACTGCTTCTTGTTCCATTATTCCAAACTTGGATAGTTCTCCCCCGGTAATGCAATGGTCGTGATGACCGGCACCTACCATGGGGTTGACCCTGAATGATATTTTACTGCCTTCTGCTCCAGGGAGTTTTGCCAGGCGTTCCAGCATAGATATGCTGTCCAGGTTCATGCGCACACCTGCATCCAGGGCGAATTGCAGTTCATCGGTGGTTACATTGTTTCCAGTGTAGAGGATCCTTTCAGGCTCGAACCCAGCTAATAATGCGGTGTAGATTTCTCCCGGTGAAACAGCATCAATACAACTTCCTTCCTGTTCTAATATTTTCATCATTGCCAGACTGGTG
The Methanobacterium sp. Maddingley MBC34 genome window above contains:
- a CDS encoding diaminopimelate decarboxylase (PFAM: Pyridoxal-dependent decarboxylase, C-terminal sheet domain; Pyridoxal-dependent decarboxylase, pyridoxal binding domain~TIGRFAM: diaminopimelate decarboxylase), giving the protein MNLHFKTNEKGNLEIGGADALELAQEYGTPLYVTDEMRVRDNYQRVHQAFSNEYEDFKIFYAAKANTSLAMMKILEQEGSCIDAVSPGEIYTALLAGFEPERILYTGNNVTTDELQFALDAGVRMNLDSISMLERLAKLPGAEGSKISFRVNPMVGAGHHDHCITGGELSKFGIMEQEAVEVYQKAHELGFQPVGIHTHIGSGILDPEPFKLAVQVLMDVAGRVHNEAGVTFEFIDFGGGLGIPYTPEEGLLDIEKFAGEIVGLYKDKLAEHGMDNPTMCIEPGRYIVGDASYLLTQVNTVKQSYRKFLGVNAGFNTLLRPTMYGSYHHILVADKPEAEAVENIDVAGNVCESGDLFARDRPLPEIHEGDILAIMNAGAYAFSMASHYNSRPLPAEVMVCDGDVDIIRERETFADLFSKQNIPMRLLK